In a single window of the Burkholderia contaminans genome:
- a CDS encoding GntR family transcriptional regulator: MTLVRDDATSLYEQIATTLRDEIEQGMYEPTGKLPSEAQLSERFQVSRVTVRLALDRLADARIVERKQGKGTFAAKQRLRHRLDVLRGLHDSIAGQGARARMELLRMETCDVPPGLRQVFAADVTRCIYLERLHWVDDEPIALAQTCLLPEASDVAYAQADSMPTYELLEQLLGWRIADADMSVTAVAAPDDIAALLKTGKLAPLLVLRRTSRLADGRTCESTLFHIRPERFDLVVRSGVEARFVAHGTPSAGDRDDGAAR; encoded by the coding sequence ATGACGCTGGTGCGTGACGACGCGACGTCGCTTTACGAGCAGATCGCGACGACGCTGCGCGACGAGATCGAGCAGGGGATGTACGAGCCGACCGGCAAGCTGCCGTCCGAGGCGCAGCTGAGCGAGCGCTTTCAGGTGAGCCGCGTGACCGTGCGGCTCGCGCTCGATCGGCTGGCCGACGCGCGTATCGTCGAGCGCAAGCAGGGCAAGGGCACGTTCGCCGCGAAGCAGCGGCTGAGGCACAGGCTCGATGTGCTGCGCGGGCTGCACGATTCGATCGCCGGGCAGGGCGCACGCGCGCGAATGGAGTTGCTGCGAATGGAAACATGTGACGTACCGCCGGGCTTGCGGCAAGTATTCGCCGCCGACGTCACGCGCTGCATTTATCTCGAACGCCTGCACTGGGTTGACGACGAGCCGATCGCGCTCGCGCAGACCTGTCTGTTGCCTGAGGCAAGTGACGTCGCTTATGCGCAGGCCGACAGCATGCCGACTTACGAACTGCTGGAGCAGTTGCTCGGCTGGCGCATTGCCGACGCCGACATGTCGGTGACGGCCGTGGCCGCGCCGGACGATATCGCCGCCCTGCTGAAGACCGGCAAGCTGGCGCCGCTGCTGGTGTTGCGGCGTACGTCTCGCCTGGCCGACGGCCGCACGTGTGAATCCACGCTGTTTCATATTCGGCCGGAGCGCTTCGACCTGGTGGTGCGAAGCGGTGTCGAAGCGCGATTTGTCGCCCATGGCACGCCTTCCGCCGGGGATCGCGACGATGGCGCCGCGCGGTAA
- a CDS encoding MmgE/PrpD family protein, producing MSSHSIPDGITRRLAAAIACAEPSRDPSAIAAARRGLLDFLAAAFAGARDNGYRKLLAVCSRDSAGAAAVIGSATPASPQYAALLNGYAGHALDYDDVHSSVRGHPGTVLLPALLALAQVRARSALELLDAYVVGVETMARIGLALGSRHYELGFHNTATLGTLGAAAAAARLLGLDAAATDNALGIAATQSAGLRLQFGSEVKPLHAGLAARAGLFAAELAEAGLAGTPGALDGPEGFFAVFGGGAAQPARVLADWGAPWQIVSPGLYFKPWPCCTATHYAVQAALDLRARHRIAPADIDGIVVTFPPGGDTPLSNRLPATGLEARFSVEYAVAAALTDGPPGVATFADVPVRDDLIALAGRVTRRHDAAAPRASTDPATRFSVVEIALRDGVTLQQRTERLVGTDDLAAKFADATAHDPALAFVPELIDTMRSTADLARLFHTFTSLQS from the coding sequence ATGTCTTCCCACTCGATTCCCGACGGCATCACGCGCCGGCTGGCCGCCGCGATTGCGTGCGCCGAGCCCTCGCGTGATCCATCCGCCATCGCTGCCGCGCGGCGCGGCCTGCTCGATTTTCTTGCCGCGGCGTTCGCCGGCGCGCGCGACAACGGTTACCGCAAGCTGCTGGCGGTGTGCAGTCGCGATTCGGCCGGGGCAGCAGCGGTCATCGGCAGTGCGACACCGGCGTCGCCGCAATATGCGGCGCTGCTCAACGGTTATGCAGGCCACGCGCTCGACTACGACGACGTGCACAGCAGCGTGCGCGGCCATCCCGGCACCGTGCTGCTGCCGGCGCTGCTCGCGCTCGCGCAGGTGCGCGCACGCAGCGCGCTCGAACTGCTCGACGCATACGTCGTCGGCGTCGAGACGATGGCGCGGATCGGTCTCGCGCTCGGCAGCCGCCACTACGAACTCGGTTTCCACAATACCGCGACGCTCGGCACGCTCGGTGCGGCCGCCGCCGCGGCACGTCTGCTCGGGCTCGATGCGGCGGCCACCGACAACGCGCTCGGCATCGCCGCGACGCAGTCGGCCGGGCTGCGGCTGCAGTTCGGCAGCGAGGTCAAGCCGTTGCACGCGGGGCTGGCAGCGCGCGCGGGGCTGTTCGCCGCCGAACTCGCCGAGGCGGGACTGGCCGGCACGCCGGGCGCACTCGACGGCCCGGAAGGATTCTTCGCCGTGTTCGGCGGCGGCGCGGCGCAGCCGGCGCGCGTGCTGGCCGACTGGGGCGCGCCGTGGCAGATCGTGTCGCCCGGCCTGTACTTCAAGCCGTGGCCGTGCTGCACGGCAACCCATTACGCGGTGCAGGCCGCGCTCGATCTGCGTGCTCGCCACCGCATCGCGCCGGCGGACATCGATGGCATCGTGGTCACCTTCCCGCCGGGCGGCGACACGCCGCTGTCGAACCGGCTGCCGGCAACCGGCCTCGAAGCGCGCTTCAGCGTGGAGTACGCGGTGGCCGCCGCACTGACGGACGGGCCGCCCGGCGTCGCGACGTTCGCCGACGTGCCCGTGCGCGACGACCTGATCGCGCTTGCCGGCCGTGTCACGCGGCGTCACGACGCTGCCGCGCCGCGCGCATCGACCGATCCCGCGACGCGCTTCTCGGTCGTCGAGATCGCGCTGCGCGACGGTGTCACGCTGCAGCAGCGCACCGAACGCCTCGTCGGCACCGACGATCTCGCCGCGAAGTTCGCGGATGCAACTGCCCACGATCCCGCGCTCGCGTTCGTCCCGGAACTGATTGACACGATGCGCAGCACGGCCGATCTCGCACGCCTATTCCACACCTTTACGTCGCTTCAATCATGA
- a CDS encoding LLM class flavin-dependent oxidoreductase, translating to MSTDRSTPSRRQMRLGLFLQGAGHHVAGWRHPDAESGSENFDLLRRVVQTAERAKFDMVFLADGLTSGPDAHPSMAMRFEPLSLLSALAMHTRHIGLAATASTTYSEPYHIARVFASLDHLSGGRAAWNVVTTSYDRTAANFTRGNHPDHAQRYEMAGEFVDVVKGLWDSWDDDAVVRDKARGVYFDPAKVHALDHAGRFFNVKGPLNASRPPQGHPVVIQAGSSGPGQDLAARTAEVVFTAQQTLEEAQAFYRDLKGRLAAYGRAEDALAVMPGVFPVIGRTEQEAKDKYAQLQQWTDTSGALTLLSDRLGHDVSKYPLDGPLPDLPESDQLKSRAKLLTDLARRENLTLRELYYLVAGARGHRIVWGTPTQVADALEEWFEGGAADGFNIMPPYFPGGLDDFVEHVVPELQRRGLFRTEYAGTTLRDHLGLARPPSRYAAR from the coding sequence ATGAGCACCGATCGCAGCACACCCTCCCGCCGCCAGATGCGCCTGGGGCTGTTTCTCCAGGGCGCCGGACACCACGTCGCCGGCTGGCGCCACCCCGATGCCGAATCCGGCAGCGAGAACTTCGACCTGCTGCGCCGCGTCGTGCAGACCGCCGAGCGGGCAAAGTTCGACATGGTCTTCCTCGCCGACGGCCTGACGAGCGGCCCGGACGCGCATCCGTCGATGGCGATGCGCTTCGAGCCGCTGAGCCTGCTGTCGGCGCTCGCGATGCATACGCGGCACATCGGCCTCGCGGCCACCGCGTCGACGACGTACAGCGAGCCTTACCACATCGCGCGTGTGTTCGCGTCGCTCGACCACCTGAGCGGCGGGCGCGCCGCATGGAACGTCGTGACGACCTCGTACGACCGCACCGCCGCGAACTTCACCCGCGGCAACCATCCCGATCACGCGCAGCGTTACGAGATGGCCGGCGAATTCGTCGATGTCGTGAAGGGGCTGTGGGACAGCTGGGACGACGACGCGGTCGTCAGGGACAAGGCGCGTGGCGTGTATTTCGACCCGGCGAAGGTGCACGCGCTCGATCACGCTGGACGCTTCTTCAACGTGAAGGGGCCGCTGAACGCGTCGCGCCCGCCGCAAGGCCATCCTGTCGTGATTCAGGCCGGCTCGTCGGGCCCTGGCCAGGATCTTGCCGCGCGCACCGCGGAAGTGGTGTTCACCGCGCAGCAGACGCTCGAGGAAGCGCAGGCCTTCTATCGCGACCTGAAGGGGCGGCTCGCGGCATACGGCCGCGCCGAGGACGCACTGGCCGTGATGCCCGGCGTATTTCCGGTGATCGGCCGCACCGAGCAGGAGGCCAAGGACAAATATGCGCAGCTCCAGCAATGGACGGATACGTCGGGCGCGCTGACGCTGCTGTCCGACCGTCTCGGCCACGACGTGTCGAAGTATCCGCTCGACGGTCCGCTGCCCGACCTGCCCGAATCCGATCAGTTGAAGAGCCGCGCGAAGCTGCTGACCGATCTCGCACGCCGCGAGAACCTCACGCTGCGCGAGCTCTACTATCTCGTCGCCGGCGCGCGCGGGCACCGGATCGTGTGGGGCACGCCGACGCAAGTCGCGGACGCGCTGGAGGAGTGGTTCGAGGGTGGCGCCGCGGACGGCTTCAACATCATGCCGCCTTATTTCCCGGGCGGACTCGACGATTTCGTCGAGCATGTCGTGCCGGAACTGCAACGCCGCGGCCTGTTCCGCACCGAATACGCGGGCACGACGCTGCGCGACCATCTCGGGCTCGCGCGCCCGCCGAGCCGCTACGCAGCGCGTTGA
- a CDS encoding amino acid ABC transporter ATP-binding protein produces MHSTETPRGADEPLVRLRDVHLSYGTTPVLRGIDLDVHRGQAVSIIGPSGSGKSTILRCITGLLRPQRGLIDVDGTRVDRLASERDEIALRKRVGFVFQQYNLFPHLSVLDNLVAAPVRILGRDRAEAVRTAHALLERVRLADKAHAYPGELSGGQQQRVAIARALAMQPDLILFDEVTSALDPETVGDVLAVIRDLVRDGMTCVLVTHEMRFAEEISDVVYFTEAGVIVEHGPATQLFRAPQSARTRAFLAHALGPTGSPHPSRDSAPIALDLTRFAV; encoded by the coding sequence ATGCATTCCACTGAAACTCCGCGCGGCGCGGACGAGCCGCTCGTCCGCCTGCGCGACGTGCATCTGTCCTACGGCACGACGCCCGTGCTGCGCGGTATCGATCTCGACGTGCACCGCGGCCAGGCCGTGTCGATCATCGGGCCGTCCGGCTCCGGCAAATCGACGATCCTGCGCTGCATCACCGGGCTGTTGCGGCCGCAGCGCGGCCTGATAGACGTCGACGGCACGCGCGTCGACCGGCTCGCATCCGAGCGCGACGAAATCGCGCTGCGCAAGCGCGTCGGCTTCGTGTTCCAGCAATACAACCTGTTTCCGCACCTGAGCGTGCTCGACAACCTCGTCGCCGCGCCGGTCAGGATTCTCGGCCGCGATCGCGCCGAAGCGGTGCGCACCGCGCACGCGCTGCTCGAACGCGTGCGCCTCGCCGACAAGGCGCATGCGTACCCCGGCGAGCTGTCGGGCGGCCAGCAGCAGCGCGTCGCGATCGCCCGCGCGCTCGCGATGCAGCCCGACCTGATCCTGTTCGACGAGGTGACGTCCGCACTCGATCCGGAAACCGTCGGCGACGTGCTGGCGGTGATTCGCGACCTCGTGCGCGACGGCATGACCTGCGTACTCGTCACGCACGAGATGCGGTTCGCCGAGGAAATCAGCGACGTCGTCTACTTCACCGAGGCGGGCGTGATCGTCGAGCACGGGCCGGCCACGCAACTGTTCCGCGCGCCGCAAAGCGCGCGCACGCGGGCTTTCCTCGCGCATGCGCTCGGCCCGACCGGGAGCCCGCACCCCAGCCGCGACAGCGCGCCGATCGCACTCGACCTGACGCGCTTCGCGGTCTGA
- a CDS encoding amino acid ABC transporter permease, which yields MAIDSLASPARLLRWPAVAAILAALAVVALAVAGRHHPTFVALATWLPALGNAMLINIGISALAIALGTLAGLVLGPLTLSRLGIARVAARAYVQVFRNAPLLVLIYFSTYVFPFEIRLGHASLPFPDWFKVTLGLALPASANFAEIFRGAIQSIPHAQWDAARSLAFSRVQVFRWIILPQCVRRMLPPWMNLYASITMATALASLVGVHDLLDTAQVASNTVARADFTVVVYFTVLGLFFAYCYPIARFTRLLERRHAFH from the coding sequence ATGGCCATTGACTCGCTCGCTTCGCCCGCGCGCCTCCTGCGCTGGCCCGCGGTCGCGGCAATACTGGCCGCGCTGGCCGTCGTCGCGCTGGCTGTTGCCGGCCGGCACCATCCGACGTTCGTCGCGCTCGCCACATGGCTGCCCGCGCTCGGCAACGCGATGCTCATCAACATCGGCATCAGCGCACTGGCGATCGCGCTCGGCACGCTCGCCGGCCTCGTGCTCGGCCCGCTGACGCTGTCGCGGCTCGGCATCGCACGCGTTGCGGCGCGTGCGTACGTGCAGGTGTTCCGCAACGCGCCGCTGCTCGTGCTGATCTATTTCTCGACCTACGTATTCCCGTTCGAAATCAGGCTCGGCCACGCGTCGCTGCCGTTTCCGGACTGGTTCAAGGTGACGCTCGGCCTCGCGCTGCCGGCGAGCGCGAACTTCGCGGAAATCTTCCGCGGCGCGATCCAGTCGATTCCGCACGCGCAGTGGGACGCCGCGCGCTCGCTCGCGTTCAGCCGCGTGCAGGTGTTCCGCTGGATCATCCTGCCGCAATGCGTGCGCCGCATGCTGCCGCCGTGGATGAACCTGTACGCGAGCATCACGATGGCCACCGCGCTCGCGTCGCTCGTCGGCGTGCACGACCTGCTCGACACCGCGCAGGTCGCGAGCAACACCGTCGCGCGCGCCGACTTCACCGTCGTCGTCTATTTCACGGTACTCGGCCTGTTTTTCGCGTACTGCTATCCGATCGCCCGTTTCACCCGCCTTCTCGAACGACGTCATGCATTCCACTGA
- a CDS encoding amino acid ABC transporter permease: MTAAAAVDALRKLGLDYGFVLAPDERASFVHGMGVTLELSVATALGSLACGVVLAALLVSPRAALARPARAFVELTRNTPTLVQLFCAFLVVNMLISAALRGLGGNPLTPFIWSVIVISLHKGAFHAEALRAGLEAVPRATLEAAQSLGYSRRQRLWYVQLPLAVRFALPALVNNLVDLVKMTTVASAIAVGDVTYASIMIWTQRDNVLELMILILLFFGALTFTVNLAGRWLEHRLRIPGYGH; this comes from the coding sequence ATGACGGCGGCCGCCGCCGTCGATGCGCTCCGCAAGCTCGGCCTCGACTACGGCTTCGTGCTCGCCCCCGACGAACGCGCGTCGTTCGTGCACGGGATGGGCGTGACGCTCGAACTGTCGGTCGCGACCGCGCTCGGCAGCCTCGCGTGCGGCGTCGTGCTCGCCGCGCTGCTGGTGTCGCCGCGCGCGGCACTGGCGCGCCCCGCGCGCGCCTTCGTCGAGCTCACCCGCAACACGCCGACGCTCGTGCAATTGTTCTGCGCATTCCTCGTCGTCAACATGCTGATCAGCGCCGCACTGCGCGGTCTGGGCGGCAATCCGCTGACGCCGTTCATCTGGAGCGTGATCGTGATCTCGCTGCACAAGGGCGCGTTCCATGCGGAAGCGCTGCGTGCGGGCCTCGAAGCGGTACCGCGCGCGACGCTCGAAGCCGCGCAGTCGCTCGGCTACAGCCGCCGCCAGCGGCTCTGGTACGTGCAGTTGCCGCTCGCGGTGCGCTTCGCGCTGCCCGCACTCGTCAACAACCTCGTCGACCTCGTGAAGATGACGACGGTTGCGTCGGCGATCGCGGTGGGCGACGTCACTTATGCGTCGATCATGATCTGGACGCAGCGCGACAACGTGCTCGAGCTGATGATCCTGATCCTGCTCTTCTTCGGCGCGCTCACGTTCACGGTCAACCTCGCGGGGCGCTGGCTCGAACACCGCTTGAGGATTCCCGGCTATGGCCATTGA
- a CDS encoding transporter substrate-binding domain-containing protein, which translates to MRISWFLDAFRIPKIHAPDNRARDAPPRFTQTTSLFPMFSRSFRITSGHALLVAALLSAFSGVARADSTLDRIHQRHKITIGVILSGPPFGSLDPATQKPVGFNVDLANDVAKRLGVDVELTPVQPSNRVQFLQQGKVDALIANMELTTERAEILSYAPTPFEFIGGALITRKDSGIKTWADVRGKPVCVSQGSNYTKPLATEYGAQVKAFRGQPESLLALRGNNCVAAVHVAPTLRMLVAHNPDWKDYATPLPTDLIPSPSVIWVRKGETDTQNALDRIVQDWHRSGWLLDVERKNGMTPSQAVLDLRAKLKAQRT; encoded by the coding sequence ATGAGAATTTCTTGGTTCTTGGATGCGTTCCGCATCCCGAAAATACACGCTCCCGACAACCGGGCGCGCGACGCGCCGCCCCGCTTCACCCAAACAACGTCTCTCTTTCCCATGTTCAGCAGATCGTTTCGCATTACGTCGGGCCACGCGTTGCTCGTCGCCGCCCTTCTTTCGGCTTTTTCCGGTGTGGCTCGCGCGGACAGCACACTCGATCGCATCCATCAACGTCACAAGATCACCATCGGCGTGATCCTGTCGGGCCCGCCGTTCGGCTCGCTCGATCCCGCGACGCAAAAACCGGTCGGCTTCAACGTCGATCTGGCGAACGACGTGGCGAAACGGCTCGGCGTCGACGTGGAACTGACGCCCGTGCAGCCGTCGAACCGCGTGCAGTTCCTGCAGCAGGGCAAGGTCGACGCGCTGATCGCCAACATGGAGCTGACGACGGAGCGCGCGGAAATCCTGTCGTATGCGCCGACGCCGTTCGAATTCATCGGCGGCGCACTGATCACGCGCAAGGACAGCGGCATCAAGACCTGGGCCGACGTGCGCGGCAAGCCGGTCTGCGTGTCGCAAGGCAGCAACTACACGAAGCCGCTCGCGACGGAATACGGTGCGCAGGTGAAGGCGTTCCGCGGCCAGCCCGAATCGCTGCTCGCGCTTCGCGGCAACAATTGCGTGGCCGCCGTGCACGTCGCGCCGACGTTGCGCATGCTCGTCGCCCACAATCCGGACTGGAAGGACTATGCGACGCCGCTGCCGACCGACCTGATTCCGTCGCCGTCGGTCATTTGGGTCCGCAAGGGCGAGACCGATACGCAGAACGCGCTCGACCGGATCGTCCAGGACTGGCATCGCAGCGGCTGGCTGCTCGACGTCGAGCGCAAGAACGGCATGACGCCATCGCAAGCCGTGCTCGACCTGCGCGCGAAGCTCAAGGCGCAACGCACATGA
- a CDS encoding AEC family transporter, translated as MQNVLTALVPIFVLILTGFLLRQRRLLPDEFWLPCETLNYYYMFPALMFGQVAKANLTQFPVRPIAVALLGAVAASAALLYAWRAWSRQPGTVFSSVIQGALRPNTYVGVAAAAALYGSVGLTLTSISIAVAIPLLNVASIVVLMQHGRGGAPSARQIGGALLRNPVIMSVVLGAAFNLGGLRLPGVMASVLSILGAASLPLGLLAVGAGLDVKAAKAARGPVFQSSVVKLLLVPLLTFWIGFSLGIRGPALTTIVLFNALPCTPSAYIMAKLLGGDHRLSAGIITVQTAFAAVTMPLVLLVLHG; from the coding sequence ATGCAGAACGTCCTGACCGCGCTGGTTCCGATTTTCGTGCTGATCCTGACGGGATTCCTGCTGCGGCAGCGCCGCCTGCTGCCGGACGAATTCTGGCTGCCATGTGAAACGCTGAACTACTACTACATGTTTCCCGCGCTGATGTTCGGCCAGGTCGCGAAAGCGAATCTGACGCAGTTTCCGGTCCGGCCGATCGCGGTCGCGCTCCTCGGCGCGGTGGCGGCAAGCGCGGCGCTGCTGTACGCGTGGCGCGCGTGGAGCCGGCAGCCCGGGACGGTGTTCTCGTCGGTGATCCAGGGCGCGCTGCGGCCCAATACGTATGTGGGCGTTGCCGCCGCGGCAGCGTTGTACGGCAGCGTCGGACTCACGCTCACGTCGATCAGCATAGCGGTCGCGATTCCGCTGCTGAACGTTGCGTCGATCGTCGTCCTGATGCAGCACGGCCGTGGTGGCGCGCCGTCGGCGCGGCAGATCGGCGGCGCGCTGCTGAGGAACCCGGTCATCATGTCGGTCGTGCTTGGCGCCGCGTTCAATCTCGGCGGGCTGCGTTTGCCGGGCGTGATGGCGAGCGTGCTGTCGATTCTCGGCGCGGCGTCGCTGCCGCTCGGCCTGCTCGCGGTGGGCGCGGGCCTCGACGTGAAGGCTGCGAAGGCGGCGCGCGGGCCGGTGTTCCAGTCGTCGGTCGTCAAGTTGCTGCTCGTGCCGCTGCTGACCTTCTGGATCGGTTTCAGCCTCGGTATCCGCGGCCCGGCGTTGACGACGATCGTCCTGTTCAATGCGTTGCCGTGCACGCCCTCCGCCTACATCATGGCGAAGCTGCTCGGCGGCGATCATCGTTTGTCTGCCGGCATCATTACCGTTCAGACGGCGTTCGCGGCCGTCACGATGCCGCTGGTGCTGCTCGTGTTGCACGGTTGA
- a CDS encoding sigma-54 interaction domain-containing protein, whose translation MDNRTDSPPLISLPESEHRPLSVRAKALVFADPASRAVLRFVEQIGPSAAPALILGETGTGKELVARHIHHVSGRSGAFIAVNCGAISQQLAESELFGHEAGAFTGAHGRRAGYFEEAHGGTIFLDEIGDLALPLQAKLLRVLQEGEVTRVGATRGRPVDVRVVAATNVDLEQAVLAGNFRMDLFYRINLARVRLPPLRERPQDILPLAEHFRGRYCAQLRRPQPMLSEGTVQALHAYPWPGNIRELENVMHLALLVSNGNLIRPEHLKFSEALAGYAQADAAAATLPQDDIRAGVRRLFRAPGESLLRDIEELVVCEAFEHCRFSQVRTAALLGVTRNTMRTLLARYGLLNEQRPESAFDN comes from the coding sequence ATGGACAACCGCACAGATTCCCCACCGCTCATTTCCCTGCCTGAGAGCGAGCACCGCCCACTCTCGGTGCGCGCGAAGGCGCTCGTGTTTGCCGATCCCGCGTCACGCGCCGTGCTGCGTTTCGTCGAGCAGATCGGGCCCAGCGCGGCGCCCGCGCTGATCCTCGGCGAGACGGGCACCGGCAAGGAGCTGGTCGCGCGCCATATCCACCACGTCAGCGGCCGCTCCGGCGCGTTCATCGCGGTCAACTGCGGTGCGATCAGCCAGCAGCTTGCGGAGAGCGAACTGTTCGGCCACGAGGCCGGCGCGTTCACGGGCGCGCACGGGCGCCGCGCAGGCTATTTCGAGGAAGCGCACGGCGGCACGATCTTTCTCGACGAGATCGGCGATCTCGCACTCCCGCTGCAGGCGAAGCTGCTGCGCGTGCTGCAGGAGGGCGAGGTAACCCGCGTCGGCGCGACGCGTGGGCGGCCGGTCGACGTGCGCGTCGTCGCGGCAACCAACGTCGATCTCGAGCAGGCCGTGCTGGCCGGCAATTTCCGGATGGACCTGTTCTACCGGATCAATCTCGCGCGCGTGCGCCTGCCGCCGCTGCGCGAGCGGCCGCAGGACATCCTGCCGCTCGCCGAGCATTTCCGCGGGCGCTATTGCGCGCAGCTGAGGCGGCCGCAGCCGATGCTGTCCGAGGGCACCGTCCAGGCGCTGCACGCGTATCCGTGGCCCGGCAATATCCGCGAGCTGGAAAACGTCATGCATCTGGCGCTGCTCGTGTCGAACGGCAACCTGATCCGGCCGGAGCACCTGAAGTTCTCGGAGGCACTCGCCGGCTATGCGCAAGCCGACGCCGCCGCGGCGACTCTGCCGCAGGACGACATCCGCGCGGGCGTGCGCCGCCTGTTTCGCGCGCCCGGCGAAAGCCTGTTGCGCGACATCGAGGAACTGGTCGTGTGCGAGGCGTTCGAGCACTGCCGGTTCAGCCAGGTGCGCACCGCGGCGCTGCTCGGCGTCACGCGCAATACGATGCGCACGTTGCTCGCGCGCTACGGGCTGCTGAACGAGCAGCGCCCGGAATCCGCGTTCGACAACTGA
- a CDS encoding LLM class flavin-dependent oxidoreductase, translating into MSAPRLLLRLDTGYDIGSDAGCHATRRDLVADWVAIAEAGVSAGCDAILLPVQRTGPDPWMAASALVDALPSLRVMVTLQAGAMLPVAAAHLAQSLQSLSRGRAWLALEADAPDVDSTDRAMHLNRDQRLARSAEFLSILRALWATESPLQYRGTYYRAEHARLPDLAARRPPVYWSVAQRHEIAFAASWCDGLLVPASAPPLAAAVELCLSRTRPRAAAGRHRASAHDPVRRCAPRARRAARKPAARGCMSVDFAWFLPTNGDGPHLANSGLPRPPTFMQDYRPATPEYLRGVARAAEAAGFDSLLLPMAAGFEDPWLVSAQLVRATRRIALIVTFRPGLEQPEQIARRAATLQHMSGARLRLFAVNGSSAYEQRALGDFLDHDARYQRTSEYLRVLRRLWQGGGHSVAGRYYMLSPAHAGVPLATPPALYLGGASTLAEQVAASQADTYLLWGEPPDAVRERLARLRALAAMHGRRLRFGLRVHVIARATERAAWARADELLSEISDQTYVDAQRKLAAYESVGQQRQTALSRGALRSLRELEVYPNLWAGVGLIRGGAGTAIVGSYDQVAARIHEYRALGIETFLLSSYPNLEEAARVGEDVLPRVRTRLARASLP; encoded by the coding sequence ATGAGCGCGCCGCGTCTGCTGCTGCGGCTCGATACCGGCTACGACATCGGTAGCGACGCCGGCTGCCACGCCACGCGGCGCGACCTGGTTGCCGACTGGGTCGCGATCGCCGAGGCCGGCGTGTCGGCCGGCTGCGATGCGATCCTGCTGCCCGTGCAGCGCACCGGCCCCGATCCGTGGATGGCGGCCTCGGCGCTCGTCGACGCGCTGCCGTCGCTGCGCGTGATGGTGACGCTGCAGGCCGGCGCGATGCTACCCGTCGCCGCCGCGCATCTCGCGCAGAGCCTGCAGTCGCTGAGCCGCGGCCGCGCCTGGCTCGCACTCGAAGCCGATGCGCCGGACGTCGACTCGACCGACCGCGCGATGCACCTGAACCGCGACCAGCGGCTGGCGCGCAGTGCCGAGTTCCTGTCGATCCTGCGCGCGCTGTGGGCGACCGAGTCGCCGCTGCAGTATCGCGGCACCTATTACCGCGCCGAGCACGCGCGCCTGCCGGATCTCGCCGCTCGGCGGCCGCCCGTCTACTGGTCGGTGGCGCAGCGGCACGAGATCGCGTTCGCCGCGTCGTGGTGCGACGGGCTGCTGGTGCCCGCCAGTGCGCCGCCGCTCGCGGCGGCCGTCGAACTATGCCTATCGCGCACGCGGCCTCGCGCCGCCGCCGGCCGGCATCGCGCTTCGGCGCACGATCCGGTTCGACGCTGCGCGCCGCGCGCGCGTCGCGCAGCGCGCAAGCCGGCGGCGAGGGGATGCATGAGCGTGGATTTCGCGTGGTTCCTGCCGACCAACGGCGACGGGCCGCATCTGGCCAACAGCGGCCTGCCGCGCCCGCCGACCTTCATGCAGGACTATCGGCCGGCGACGCCCGAATACCTGCGCGGCGTCGCCCGCGCGGCCGAGGCCGCCGGCTTCGACAGCCTGCTGCTGCCGATGGCTGCGGGCTTCGAGGATCCGTGGCTCGTCAGCGCGCAGCTCGTGCGCGCGACCCGCCGCATCGCGTTGATCGTCACGTTCCGGCCCGGACTCGAGCAGCCCGAGCAGATCGCACGCAGGGCCGCGACGCTGCAGCACATGAGCGGCGCGCGCCTGCGCCTGTTCGCGGTGAACGGCTCGAGCGCTTACGAGCAGCGCGCGCTCGGCGATTTTCTCGATCACGACGCGCGCTACCAGCGCACGTCCGAATACCTGCGGGTACTGCGGCGTCTGTGGCAAGGCGGCGGCCATTCCGTCGCCGGCCGCTACTACATGCTGAGCCCCGCGCACGCCGGCGTGCCGCTCGCGACCCCGCCCGCGCTCTATCTCGGCGGCGCGTCGACGCTCGCCGAGCAGGTGGCCGCAAGCCAGGCCGATACCTACCTGCTGTGGGGCGAGCCGCCCGACGCCGTGCGCGAGCGGCTCGCGCGGCTGCGCGCGCTGGCCGCGATGCACGGCCGCCGGCTGCGCTTCGGGCTGCGCGTGCACGTGATCGCCCGCGCGACCGAACGCGCCGCGTGGGCGCGCGCAGACGAATTGCTGAGCGAGATCTCCGACCAGACCTATGTCGACGCGCAGCGCAAGCTCGCCGCCTACGAATCGGTCGGCCAGCAACGGCAGACCGCGTTGAGCCGCGGCGCGCTGCGCTCGTTGCGCGAGCTGGAGGTGTATCCGAATCTGTGGGCGGGCGTCGGCCTGATTCGCGGCGGCGCGGGCACTGCGATCGTCGGCAGCTACGACCAGGTCGCCGCGCGCATCCACGAATACCGCGCGCTCGGCATCGAGACGTTCCTGCTGTCGTCCTATCCGAACCTCGAGGAAGCGGCACGCGTGGGCGAGGATGTATTGCCGCGCGTCCGCACGCGCCTGGCACGCGCGAGTCTGCCGTAA